The segment GATGTGTGGCTAGTTTGTGAGGTGAGGTAAGGAGCTGTAAGGAGATCTGGGGATTCTGGAGTTGAAAGCAAACAAATTAAGTCCAAATTTTAAACCATCACTAATACAATTGGGTAATTTACTTATTTGGTGCTGTATCTTGGTATTACTTGaaccaaaatatttcagcataTGGCACTTGGCATATTTTAAAGCCCCTGGAGTGTTGGGAATATTTTAGAGGGAAAGATAACAAATCTTGAACAATGTACAGTCAAAATAGAATAAAAGGAGTCGGTTGAAGTGTTTGAGGTCAGCCAGGTACACACGTGTAATTATTTTCTCCAGATCTGCATTAGAGTCGATgaactaatttaaaaaaaaaatgtagtgaGATTTTGGGGAATCTGCTCTACTTGAAACAAGAGTCCTTGTTCTGTGCAAATTGTGTTCCTCTGGGCTGCTGTGGCCCTGACCTCTTCCTCTAGCCCACAGGAATCCTTGGATGAGCTCCAGCATGGCCTTTGTCATAGAAGTGAATTTCCTGTAAAGATGCAAGTCCTTGTCTCTACCAACACATATAATTTACTGTGTGATTACCAAATTGTAGGAATTATGCCAAACAAGTGATGTATTTCTCCATTCTGTCAACTGATGACTTGGACTTctgtgactttttttcccctggataTAAACTGTGGAGAATGTCAGCGGTACCACCTAAGAGGTGGAATTTTCTGCTGCCTCTCTTCATGTTTCTGATCCATTGGCAAAGAGTTCACAGCCTTTTCCTAAGGAGAAATTCACCATCATTTGTGGTTAATCACAGCCTTAAAGCCAACAAATAAGAAGCCCATTTGCTAATAGTCCTAATTTCTTTGAGGGGTAATGCACTACTGCCTTCAGGCTTTGCTCCCTGGTGTTCATGTTTGAGAGGGCAGGGGAAGTGCAGAGGCAGCTCCATAAACTTAAAAGACTGAGTCAAAACTCAGTggtctgctgctgcttccttttgGTTGTCTGTGTTGGGTTGATTGACCACTTCTGGAAACATTAAGAAATGTCAATGAAACAGAAATGGGAAATTTCTCAATAAAAAATGTAGCTATAGTCTCTCTAATATGAGAGGTGGGGGGTAGGGTCTGGGAAGATTCTGTGAAATTAGATTTTGGTCTTGTCTCTTTGAAACGGGATGAAAAGTTTCCCAGGTAGTTTGTCTGCTTTAATACCTGACACTAAGCTGAATAAAAAAGTTCATTTAGACAGGTTGCTAAAGGGATAAATTTGCTTATGGCAGTTGTAACACAGCACATATAGCTGAGGGCTCTCAGCCACGGATCCTGGAGTCTGGGAAGATGAAAGTGCTTTGGAAAAAttgagtatttttttcctccttatggTAACTTGAAACAGACTTTACTTTTTAGCCAGAAGGCTTTATGCAACATATGCCTTAGTGTCCCTGCCAGCTTCCTGAGGTCAGCTTTtagaagggaaagaagggaagTTTAATGTCACagtcctttcttttctttgaatgGAAAAGTTTGAAGATCATGACATGTGAAACACACAAGATATTTTTCTCTGGCAAGATAATATGATTGTGTAAACCTGCCCCTGTCTTTACTGCACTGGCAGCCTGTTGGGGGAGAAGGAAATACTAAATCTTTATCAGACTGTTGGTGTTAGTGGAAACAAGCATTTTAAAGTAACAAGCCCCAGGACAATTGTGTCATCTTGATCTATGTTTAATATCTAATAGAGAAACAGTAATAACCATCATGAAAGGGTTCACACTCAGTGCTGCTCTTCCTCAGTGTTTACAGTATTCCTTCTGGGGAGGACCAGGACAATTGGGATTTTCATGCCAGCTAACAcctggggaagggagaggagcaAAAAGCCCTTGGATGTTTGCATGCTAATGGAGCATCTGCCTTGAAGGTCCTTGTGGCTGTTAACACAAGGAATTGGGAAATAGAAGGGTACTTTGCACTTGGGCTTTTATTCCCTCGAATAATGAAAACTTCTGTGCTTGCTCAGCTTAAAGGAGGAGTTTCCTATCTGGTATGAGAAACTGGTCCTGGAAATAGTCCACCACAACACTGTGTCATTGGAAAAGTTGGTGGATGCAGCTTGGTTGGAGATCATGACCAAATTCGCAGTGGGTGAAGAGTGTGACTTTGAGGTAAGGATATGTTTTCCATTTTATCCTGTGCTTCTGCATAGGGTTAATTCCAGATAGCTAAAGGTAAGAGATGGGAAGAATATGTTAGCCACTCAAGTTATTAGAAGGATGTGAAAATTTATTCTCTATAGAATCCCAGTGACAGCACCTGCTTTTGGATGGAAAATGGTTCTGTAGGCCATACttctggtggaaggtgtccctgtccatggcagggattTGGAACGGGACGGTTTTTAGGGGCcctccaactcaaaccattccaggatccTGAAATAATAGCAAGCAAAAAATGACTAATATGGGTGTGCATGGGAAACAGATAAAATTGTTATATTGCTTAAATATGTGATGATCtgtttatatataaatacattatttaattagaagaaattaaaaattatcatCTGTCATAATCTTTTCACTTGACACATTGCCAGAAGGAACAGTACTCTGAAACAAATGGAGCCTGAAGTCAAAGCTTTTAAATCTCTAAAAAAACCATAAAGATCTGAAAATTCCCTCTAAAACTGGGAATGTTGCTGAAAAGTCCAACTTTTTGAAAATGGGGAGGAGTTAATGTTGTGTGTGGCCAATGTTTAAGACATAGTCTCTAAACTGGGGTTGCTGAGAACACACTTGCTCATTATGCACATACTGTGTCCTTAGGCTGAGAATGCAGCATTGGAAAACACCATAGATTGGGAGTTTTGCTTTTAGGTCATCTTAGCTggtatttttcccttcttcatAGTGTTAAAGCCCGTTAGCTCACCTGTTTTGTTCAAGTTCAATCTTTATTAATATTTCTGTGCAGGTTGGTAAGGAGAAAATGTTGCCAGTAAAAGTTGTGAAAATGCATCCCCTGGAGAAAGTTGATGAAGAGGCCTCGGAAAAAAAATCTGACGGAGCTTGTGATTCTCCGTCTAGTGACAAGGAGAACTCCAGCCAGGCAGCCCAGGACAACCAGAAGGAAGCTATGCTGAAGGAGGATGACAGCAGGAGGGATAGTATGAGTAAGTAGAGAGACAGCATGGCAGTAGGTAGCACCTGGCAGTGAGTGTTGGAGTTTGCTCAGTAATCAAATTTACATCTCGGTGCTGGGCTGTTAATGGCTAAACAGTGTTATATGGTGAAAATCCAGAAGTTATCCTTCTTAGTGGTTAATTTTTGGGGCATCAGTGCTGTTGTCTTTCAGCTGTTCTTGCctgatttaaaggaaaaaatgtgctGTCATTCTAAGGTGTAATACCAAAAGCAATGCATGAAATGTATAAACATCTAAAGTATAACaagtgtatttaaaaaaacagttaGGGGAACAGCAAAGGTTCGTTCAGAATTATAAAATTCTGCTGCAGTGCTCATCCTCAGTGGAAACCTCCCTGCTTCTAAAGTGTGTTATTTTGGAGTCAGAGACAAGCTCTAATTCTCTTTGTCCCCAGTTATAATAAAaaaggagggtttttttatttttagtttattcTCTTTCCAGTTTTCATATGTTtagataaaatattattttttccctgacaGTTCGAAATAAAGCATCCTTTAAAACCTTTTTCCTCTTTCGTATGCTCTTCCTGGTGCAGAAATAAGTAGTGCTGTCCAAAAAACAACTAACCCCCCCTGAAAAaaagacacacaaaaaaaaaaaaaaaaccaaaaaaaacaaatcccaaacaaacaCATTTTGTCCTGTCCTTATTAAAATGGAATTATAAGATTCTTTAAAACAGATTACAAAAAGTGTTTTCAAACAAACCTATCCCAATCCCACAATGTAGTTCTAACCTTGAGAGCTTTATTTTCAAGTCTCATAAATGAATAAACTGTTGGCATTTGTAAATAGTGACTCCAGCATTCAGGAAAGCTGTGTAATCCCCTCTAATGTGGGAAAGAGGAAACTTTGAAAATAGCCCAGCAAGAAAATAGTGAAGTCAGGAGCGGAAAAGAAGTCATACCAAGGTCTAGTCCTGAGCTTAAAAATTGTCAGCTGTTTTTGATGGGTACTGTTATGAGCTGTTCTGATTTCATTGTACTGTTCTTTGTAATCAGGAAGCAAAAAAAGGTGTTTCAGAAACAATCTGGCCTTATACACATCACTGGAAACAGGGGTTGGGCTTGGAGAGGGGCTAATgatgctttatttatttatacatgtatttttattgAGTGGTGATTCTCTTGAGATGCCACATAAGAGGCGTGGGAAGTACCTTTTACTTCATAAATGCTTAGTGATCAAATTTACAGCAGCAATTTTGGATTTGGATGTTTAAAAAAGATTTACCATGATCCTTTGGGCATGGGTGTGTGGTAttccagcagctgtgggaagcaCTCCAAGATTGTATACTGCAAGGAATGAGGGTTCCTGCTCTTGTTTCAGTCCCTGACTCAGTTGGTTCTGGCCTGTATGTAGTCACCTCTGGAAGCTGGGACTGTCCTCCCCTTCCTGGGAAAGATGAACCTAAACATTTTCCACTTCAAGGTGCTGGCAGAGTCATAACCTAAGCAGTAAACAtgcattcttttatttcttttccttgtacATATGCTGTTACTAAAAGGCTATTTTATTGCTAATGCTTTTATATTCTGGGTTATAACAGAAAATAGGGTCATAGTAACATCATTGACACAAATTCATCCAGAGTGAATATAATTATGTAGCATTTCTTACAGTTATACTGCAGACTACGGAAGTAGGAAATGTTGAGTTGCATTCACAGAGGCTGGGGGTTTCCGGCGACACTGACCTGGACTTTTTCTCTCTAATAATGGTCACATGTGGCCACATGATGTGGGTTGAAGTCACTACACTAGAGTGAGTAACTGGAAGCAGTAACAAGCTCTGTATAACTGTGATGTAGGAGCTCTGTGTGCCTGTGCACGCAAGAGGGGACAGAGCAAACCTTGGCAGTTCTATTAATACTTGTGTCAAACTTGCTGGTTTTGTTGGAGGAGGAATGAAGTAGAGAAAGGTAGTTTCAGTCTCTCTGCTTAGGAGTCTACTTTCATTCAGAAACTAAAAATACAGCATTATACCAGCTTTGTTGCATCATTTGTGTTTGAAGTGACTTTATATTTTTAGTTGCTATGAGAATGAACTCTGGAAGATCTGCCAGAGCAAGGAAAGTCTAGATTGTCATGAAAATTGATGGTGAATTGCTGAAGGATGGTTCTGTAGCTTGAGCCGGACTTGGAACCTGTACTACTCTGGACAATCCGATATAAAGTGAATACAGGAGACAACACAATATAGATGATTTAGAAATACAGAATCACCTgtgttgaaagggaccttaaagatgctCTTATTCCAGcccccctgctatgggcagggacaccttccactagactatTTTCCTAAGAGCTTCATCCACGTGGCTTTGAACTCTTCCAGTAGGAAGAGTTGTAATAAATGTATGTTTTATTACAATAGAATGCAACAATAAATGAAgttggctttttaaaattaacttcagGATGGAATGGATAATAATTTCTTACTGACCCAAATATCCAGGTGCTGTTTGATGGAATCTAGACAGTAAATCACAAAAGAAGAGGTCACTTGGGTTTATACCATGTTAGGTATAATGATACTGGAGCTTCAGTGCTCTTTTACGTGATTCTGAGATCTGTATTCTTAAGTTTTATTTAGGTGTAACATCTACTTTGATTCTCTATGTATTTAGTAGATTATTACTCTCATCCCTCATGCTTGCtttattgttttatttgaatcctaggaagaaattctttcctgtgagagtggtgagcccctggcacaggttgcccagaatAGCTGTGCCTGCCCAATCCCtagaagtgtccaagaccaggttgggcagggcttggagcatgctggtctagtggaaggtgtctctggtcTAATGAAAGGGggagtggaatgagatgagctttaaggtctcttccaactcacactattccatgattctgtggtagccacaaacataaaaatatttggagATTGCTTTCTTAAGACAAAACCAAGTCAGCAATTCCTGCCATGGAACTATTTCAAAGAAGCAAGGGCTATTTGAGGTGTTCCCTTAGAAGGTTTAGTGGTTGGATTATATCTCCCCTTCATAAACCTTATAGACGTTTTCTACCTTTGTGTAGGTGGTTGCAGCTTACTGTCTGCAGAGAGATGGGTTTAAATGAAGATGGTCCTTTGTACTCTTTGAAGATAGGTGTTACCTCCTTAGTTCAGAGCTGGTCTGGGCCTCCATTCCCAGCCTGTATCTTCCAGCTATTTCTAAAACCCATTTGGGTTATATTCCTAATGTTCTAGTTCAACCAAACACTGTACAGATAGCAAGAAGTAGGATGCCCCATCCAGTggtggtttggattttttaacctttcttttttttactgtaataaTAAGACAGTGTCTCACCTTCTTTTATCAGATGATCGAGCACGTAGGTCTCCTCGAAAGCTTCCCACTTCAttgaagaaggaagaaaagaagtggGTCCCACCTAAATTCCTGCCACACAAATATGATGTCaaactgaaaaatgaagatAAGGTGAGTTGTCTGCTTGAGTCCTTTCTAGTGCTGCCCTCAAAGAGTACTATGTGCAGAGGTGCTCCTTTggtctcaggaaaaaaatcaaacatgaGTATGTAAAAGCTTTAAAGTCAGTAGCAAGCACAAGCTGGAGGAAGGTCAGAGATAAAACAGTGGGCTTTGGCAAAAAATCTGCATCATAAACTCATGGGTTTTAACTGTTTTGGCTATCTGATTCTCCTACCAATCTCTGTATGTCTCGGTTCTGTCTTTCCAAGAGAGCTTTGAATGAGCAAAGAGTTTTTGGACATGAAGCAGTACAATGATCCTAGTTCCTTATAGGCATATGATCTGTATTGATAATGTGGTTAGAAGTTAATCATTAACAGTGTGTCTATTTGTTATCTCCAAGATCATCAGCAACGTTCCAGCAGATAGCTTAGTCCGTACAGAACGTCCTCCCAACAAGGAGATCCTGAGGTACTTTATTCGTCACAATGCGCTACGTGCTGGCACGTGTGAGAATGCCCCGTGGGTTGTGGAGGATGAGTTAGTGAAGAAGTACTCTCTCCCCAGTAAATTCAGTGACTTCTTGCTTGACCCACATAAGGTAAGAATTCACAGAAGTACCTGCTTTGCTTTGCCACCCATTCCTTGGGTCTTGGCAGAGACCTCAGTGTACTGGTTGGGTtttagaatcacaaaatcattaGGGTTGGAAACGCCCTGTAAGATCATCAAACCTAACCCAGcaccaaggccaccactaaaccatgtccccaagtgccaatTCCACATATCTGTTAAATCcagagagaagcagagcaggaaaaccTACTTTTTTGAAGGTTGACCTTTTGAGAGGTGACATGGCTTGAACATCTGGAACAGTGGTCTGCTTAGAAAATTTGAGAtgccttttaatttttccaGTGGTTTGCATTGCTTGTCTATGAGTAAAGACATGATTTCCTGGTGTAAGAGAAATGGGAGAGCTACAGTCTTTATATGGTAGTGTCAGGTATTGGGCCCAAGACCTGGATGCGTGTGACTTCATTAGGCCTGGTCCATGTACAGGGCTGCAATGAGCGATGGCAGATACTACAAATTTAGTACTGAATACATATATAGCATGAATGGGTTCTTCCAGCCCTTAGTGCTAACCAGCCAAGTATAATATTAACCAACTAAATGCTATACCATGAAATGTgctgttttaaaattatcttctgGTGTAGAAAGCACTATTTTGTTCATTCAGTAAATTCACTTTTTTGTAGACTGTCAGGTGTTGTTCTAAAAGTAGAAGATAAATATTTGTtgaggacaagggggaatgactTCAAACTCACACAGAGTAGGTTTAAATTGAATActgggaaaaatttcttccctgtgggggtgatgaggccctggcacaagttgcccagagaaactgtggctgcctcatccctggaagtgtcccaagCCTAGGCTGaacaaggcttggagcaacctggtctagtggtgtccatgcctgtggcaggggttggaatgagatgatctttatggTCCCTCCGAACCCAGGCCATTCTCTGACTGTGATTATGATTGCGGAAGCCTGCTACCCTTAATGCAGTGAGCAATTTCATTAGaaacaaacattaaaacatGGGCAAAAATAATTGCCAGAAAGAGATCTAGGTAACTTTTATTTACCTTTCAATATTAATACAAAATCATTCTTCCTTTAATTTTAGTATATGGCTCTCAATCCCTCAACCAAGAGGAAGAGCTCTCGATCGCCTGACAGAAAGCTTCCTAAGAAATCCAAAGCTGACGGATCTTCACTGGGACAGCCACTGAGTCCAACCCTGTGGTGTCATGTGCATTTGGAAAAATCTATAATTGGCTCTCCGCTGAAGGTGAAAAACTCTAAGAACTCAAATTGTCCTAAAGAGGAGCTGGAAGAGGTGATGAAAATTGTGTCACCTGCTAAACTTGGTTCTAACTTTCACATTCCAAAGAGGAGCCGACTAGGAAAGGGCAACAACAAATCCTTGGACAAAAAGCAAAGAGGCAAAAGGGTTCTGAATGGGCAGAAGTCATCGGGGAAGGCAAAGTCTCCCAGGAAAGGTTTGAAGACCCCCAagatgaaaatgaaacaaatgacACTGCTGGACATGGCTAAAGGTACCACTAAGGTGTCCAGGGCTCCCAGGAATTCTGGAGGCACTCCTGGATCTTCCAGGAAACCCCAGAAACATCTGCCTCCTGCAGCACTCCATCTCATTGCCTactacaaagaaaacaaagaccGGGAAGACAAAAAAAGTGCTCTTTCCTGCATCATCTCCAAAACAGCTCGGCTGCTTTCCAATGAGGACCGTGCTCGTCTCCCCGAGGATTTAAGAGGGTTGGTACAGAAACGCTATGAGCTCCTGGAACACAGGAAGAGATGGGCCACCATGACTGAGGAACAGCGGAAGGAGTACATGaagaagaagagggaaaagctgAAAGAGAAACTGAAGGAAAGAGCAAAGGAGcggaaggagaaggagatgaaggaaaaactggaaaaacagaGGAGATTTGAGGACCAAGATCTGAAAGGGAAGACATTGCCTACTTTTAAATTGGTTGATACTCCAGAGGGGCTTCCTAACACACTTTTTGGGGATGTGGCCATGGTGGTGGAGTTCCTGAGCTGTTACTCAGGGTTATTGATGCCAGATGCTCAGTATCCCATCACAGCAGTGTCCCTGATGGAAGCCCTTTGTGCAGAAAAGGGAGGCTTCCTGTACTTGAACAGAGTACTGGTCATCCTCTTACAGACCCTGCTGCAGGATGAAATTGCTGAGGATTATGCTGAGCTGGGAATGAAACTTTCTGAAATCCCACTTACTCTGCATTCCGCTTCCGAGTTGGTTCGCCTGTGCCTGCGCAAGTCAGATGTGCAAGAGGAAAGCGAGGTCTCAGATAATGTAGATGAAAGTAAGGATTCAGCAGCTTTCGAGGATAATGAGGTACAGGATGAGTTTTTGGAGAAACTGGAGACATCGGAGTTCTTTGAGCTGACTCCTGAAGAGAAATTGCGGATCCTTGGAGCGCTGTGTCACCGGATCCTAATGACGTACTCAGTGCAGGACCATGTGGAGTCCAAGCAGCAGGCCTCGGCTGAGCTGTGGAAAGAGCGCCTGGCTGTCCTGAAGGAGGAGAATGACAAAAAGAGGgcagagaaacagaagagaaaagaaatggtGGCTAAAACGAGGGAGAACGGGAAAGAAGAGCAGATGATGGGaagaaatgagaagaaaaaacacGAAATTATGAAAATAGAGCACCGGGTAGAAATCGAAGCCGATGATATGATCAGTGCTGTGAAGAGCAGGCGCCTTCTTGCCATCCAAGCCAAGAAAGAGAGGGAGCAACAAGAAATACAAATGAGAGGTAAGAAAAATTACCTAGTCAGTAGAGTGTGTGTTGTGGAATAACTTCATGGCAAAAATAACAGCCTGTTTTCATAAGCATTGTCTGATTTTAAGGAATTTGCTCACTGGAGATTTATAATTCATCTCTTGTGGTTCCTGTGGCAGCTTAAACTTtgtaaatttaagaaaaaacaatacctgctttgtcatggtttgacaaTGGCGccatgccagcgcccccatgaaaatgcacttttacaaataattgctgtgagatgtgatcaggaacagagcagagcaggcccaagtttaataacaaagaaaaaactttattaatctactactactataaacacacaaacactaaaTCACGGATGAAGACCtcccaaaacactcctcctcctcccacctaatttccaaacaaacccacgatgagacaccacccaggatcctgatcaagttgccacccttcagataatcaatactcagtctatcaagggagacaggagtctctcctgtgccacagaccccccgggaaacacaactgccacccttgtgtttccatgtcacacatggcaaccgcccggagaaaatctgccatggtgacactctcctttccatgtcacagtgctctcaccaccgtgcatggacagactgctcatagggctcctttaaggatgctttgccaaggaccaagaaaaacaacagttcagtttctcatctcgggactacagtcgCCCCCATTTCCCCTGAGGCCGAGGGTCCAACtacagagatcttcttctcttcttcttttctgaagacagagggcctctccacaccctcttcagctttcctctgttctctccattcctctgttggtggtcactgaaacaggtctcttggcccaccacggcatcaccctaagtgcagcctctggcaagagaatttggttcagtctatggctaacaagaaaagtccagccacaagccactccatcatctccttccactcaaaaatttcctcttccatcatctcagatcccagactgtctctcttctacttcaaatcaaggaggagtaatattttacaaagccttcatttctcagaaaagggttaaaagctcagactccctggacagctgatatctctgcccagcagccgattcccaaggccaagggtgggcaccttccccccccccttctcctccacaCCAGCAAagccggcaaagttacaggtgccatccagactctctgtctcttccctctgcggggggaggaaaggcaaaggCATCTCAGCTTCTCTCCACtcttccgtccacaggagctggctcggttccagtccttcagccccctcggctcacctcgaccaggcctcatggcttcccctcccccacccagccccatggctgggcaggggagatctgcacagcaccctgaccggaaccaaagagagcgagctcttgggagttcctccTTTAacaccctgtgttctcagaggcatatccataccttcagtggtcactccaggtgccaatatccaaacctgaccactgattggtttgacccaacttcctgaaaaaattcacttccatgtcaaaccacgacactgcTTCTAGTTTTTTTTATCTGTGGGTGTCTTTTGTTCAGTACCTTTCTAATTATGGCAGGCCCAGAGAGGTTGGGCAACACATTTTGTTTTGGGAACAGAAGATAACCAAAAATTTGTCTTATGCCCAAACATCATCTGGTTCTTGGGTACAGAGGAGATATTTCCTGCCTAAAATCAGTtcctactgctgctgctgctgaccctgCTGCTGTTCCCATGGTCAGGTTGTTGCCAGCAGCCCTTCTCTCAGATCAGGATTTGGGCAATAAATCTGAGTTTAGTGTTTCTCACTTTAAAGAATTAGTTATGGAGCTGTATAAATATAAACTTTCCACTCAAACCTCTCTAAAGCACGAGTTGCGACACGAGACCTTGTCTCTGTGTAAGTAGTGCTGCTTGAGGAGTGTAGATGTTAAGAGAGAACACTTCAGAATTACAGTTTAGGGGCTTTATTGGTTGTAAATGTGGATTCCAGGTGGACAGAAGTGGACAATGTAGCTCATCTAGGTTGTTAGTTTGCTTCTGAAACAAGTGAGGGATAAGCATCCTTTATGGAGCATGGCTTTTGCACCTTAGCCAGAATGTGGGAGTATCTGTTCTGGGAGACCAAGAATcacggaatggtttggattggaagggaccttaaagttgATAATGGTCCACCCCTGCTTCATGGGCAAGGAcgccttccactagaccagattgccccaagtcccatccaaccttgcctggcacaggttgcccagagaagctgtggctggccTATCCCTGGAAgggtccaaggccaggctgaaaagggcttgaagcaacctggtctaagtgtccctgaccatggcagggttggaacaagatgatctttaaggtgtcttccaacccaaaccattccgtgattctgtgatatgAGGGTTTTTATCCAGGGCTTCTTCAACCCAGTCCATCCTTACAACTTAACTACTACTTCTATATATAGCCAtatgggtgggttttttttggggtgtttttttggttggttggtttttttttttttggttttttttttttttttaagaatgatGGGCAGAAAATAAACTGAAGAGTGTATGGTTGTAAAGAATGTTTattaaaaaccccaataaaactgctttttttacTCCCATGGTATAGTAAAATAAAAGACAATATTGATGTCTGGATACAATAAAGGAAAGCTAATGCTGCTCTTTGCTGATTCTAACAGTGAGGATGGAGaaagaagcagaggaagaaagaatCCGAAGGCAtaaagctgctgctgagaaaACTTTCCAGGATGGAATTGCTAAAGCCAAACTGGTGATGCGCAGGACCCCAATTGGCACTGACAGGAATCACAACAGGTGGGAAAGGAAATGACCATGAGCTTCCATCTCTTCCCTGAGAGAAGGACTG is part of the Anomalospiza imberbis isolate Cuckoo-Finch-1a 21T00152 chromosome 20, ASM3175350v1, whole genome shotgun sequence genome and harbors:
- the BAZ1B gene encoding tyrosine-protein kinase BAZ1B isoform X5 → MAPLLGRKPFPLAKPLPPGEPGELFVIPHTQEAFRTREEYEARLERYSERIWTCKSTGSSQLTHKEAWEEEQEVAELLKEEFPIWYEKLVLEIVHHNTVSLEKLVDAAWLEIMTKFAVGEECDFEVGKEKMLPVKVVKMHPLEKVDEEASEKKSDGACDSPSSDKENSSQAAQDNQKEAMLKEDDSRRDSMNDRARRSPRKLPTSLKKEEKKWVPPKFLPHKYDVKLKNEDKIISNVPADSLVRTERPPNKEILRYFIRHNALRAGTCENAPWVVEDELVKKYSLPSKFSDFLLDPHKYMALNPSTKRKSSRSPDRKLPKKSKADGSSLGQPLSPTLWCHVHLEKSIIGSPLKVKNSKNSNCPKEELEEVMKIVSPAKLGSNFHIPKRSRLGKGNNKSLDKKQRGKRVLNGQKSSGKAKSPRKGLKTPKMKMKQMTLLDMAKGTTKVSRAPRNSGGTPGSSRKPQKHLPPAALHLIAYYKENKDREDKKSALSCIISKTARLLSNEDRARLPEDLRGLVQKRYELLEHRKRWATMTEEQRKEYMKKKREKLKEKLKERAKERKEKEMKEKLEKQRRFEDQDLKGKTLPTFKLVDTPEGLPNTLFGDVAMVVEFLSCYSGLLMPDAQYPITAVSLMEALCAEKGGFLYLNRVLVILLQTLLQDEIAEDYAELGMKLSEIPLTLHSASELVRLCLRKSDVQEESEVSDNVDESKDSAAFEDNEVQDEFLEKLETSEFFELTPEEKLRILGALCHRILMTYSVQDHVESKQQASAELWKERLAVLKEENDKKRAEKQKRKEMVAKTRENGKEEQMMGRNEKKKHEIMKIEHRVEIEADDMISAVKSRRLLAIQAKKEREQQEIQMRVRMEKEAEEERIRRHKAAAEKTFQDGIAKAKLVMRRTPIGTDRNHNRYWLFSDEVPGLFIEKGWVHDSIDYRFTLPHQKKEDLKDYSPGGTKRKSTGSDGRGNKLHRSMLTTDLPAETTTPKQGQNLWFLCDSQKDLDELLDCLHPQGVRESQLKERLEKKYQDITHSIHLARKQNLGLKFCDGNQELLNYLQSDLIEVATRLQKGGLGYVDVTPEYEAKVYSLESLKDFGECVIALQAGVVKKFLQGFMAPKQKRRKHQGEDYIARAEEIDEDKKMAEEAKVASAVEKWKTAIREAQTFSRMHVLLGMLDACIKWDMSAENARCKVCRKKGEDDKLILCDECNKAFHLFCLRPALYEIPDGEWQCPACQPSTARRSSRSRNYAEDSAEDEGEEGEEASDEPDAEEEEEEEEDYEVAGLKLRPRKAARGKQGSMYSLRQGRHQRKKQTLHPVRGPRQRTAPVNSADIDELVLQTKRTARRQNLELQKCEEILSKLIKYRFSWPFREPVTSEEAEDYFEVISNPMDFQTMQSKCSCGNYRSVQEFLSDMKQVFSNAERYNQNGSHVLSCLEKTEQCLIDMVHKHLPGHTYARRKRKKLSARCQGLEEQEGDSESEPLEHSRGRKRKK